The following coding sequences lie in one Aspergillus luchuensis IFO 4308 DNA, chromosome 8, nearly complete sequence genomic window:
- a CDS encoding type I iterative PKS (COG:I;~EggNog:ENOG410PJBH;~InterPro:IPR016036,IPR016035,IPR029063,IPR016039, IPR042104,IPR014030,IPR014031,IPR001227,IPR041068, IPR006162,IPR014043,IPR020806,IPR020841,IPR009081, IPR036736,IPR036291,IPR013217,IPR013120;~PFAM:PF07993,PF00550,PF13649,PF02801,PF00698, PF01370,PF00109,PF08242,PF08241,PF18558;~SMCOG1022:Beta-ketoacyl synthase;~antiSMASH:Cluster_8.14;~go_function: GO:0016740 - transferase activity [Evidence IEA];~go_function: GO:0016746 - transferase activity, transferring acyl groups [Evidence IEA];~go_function: GO:0031177 - phosphopantetheine binding [Evidence IEA]), whose amino-acid sequence MPTNSPPPQQEQQQQHPQHTTLLTQLQQSKEKTRILLFGCQSPTFTPTQFHLLRDTIHSHPENHWVLDAFASLPDYFHHFNTYVPYLRQRLPNAETQLRELRRWVLGPNVQIQEEWFPLPYVLHAPLFMVGHLVQFGEFLTLQDWGKGDGNGDGVEIVGFCIGFLSAAVAAATVAEGKGLDGLKVWGAVGVRLAMLLGVMGDAMEAERRFTSVTVVGTEGEVEGVLGGFPEAYVTVRYDYNRSTIMAPRSSLSSLLQALRDAGLSAAHIDFNGRYHWSGHRDTLEALYALCDAHSTLQLPDASQIKHQTWPNITGEPIQSGPLHRLVLQSVFSQQCMWYQTFSSIYHSHLQNTNATVIEFGHERCIPPSFYRNLRDRIIHFDDLQLDIYPRIISSLHPPRIYDDDIAVVGMAVRVAGADDLDEFWQLLCAGKSQHKELPPERYKDYETPWRPDATIQPWLGNFIADIEAFDHKFFKKVPREVMAQDPQQRLLLQVAYQALEQAGYFSHKKNITKEIGCYVSCCTVDYEHNVNCHPASAYAATGLLRSFIAGKLSHYFGWRGPALCIDTACSGSTVALHHACRAIMNGDCKAALVGGANCITSPLGFDNLNGASFLSPTGPCKPFDAKADGYCRGEGVAAIFIKRMSDAVRDGDHILGTIAGTAVEQNDSCTPVVVPHAGSLAGLFEKVTRRARIHPLHVSVVEAHGTGTQAGDPAEYASVSEVMAGSVRSKGRLSLGSVKGLVGHTEGVSGMVALVKVLLMIHEGMIPPQPGFEKLNPHIKADGMIQIPTALESWAEEYRVALINNYGACGSNASVVVTQAPVSGEQDSTVHRDGLSLPFRLCGLDETRIRDYARRLWQFLQRKALSSKHASSLANISFSACRQMNPTLDCQLVFSCSSIHELDAKLASVAHGQDTQFIRPKKHVSPIVLCFGGQVSTFVGLDRTVYDTMRVFRDHLDECDRLLRLSDYPSLYPSIFEHTPITDHVKLQTQLFSLQYACARSWMDCGVPVSAVVGHSFGELTAMCVSGVLSLADALALIARRARLIRDSWNTDPGGMIAVEGDRVDIDGLLDHSAKATPTGVDPVGIACFNGPRSFTLAGPTLAINVVQQTLTTHYTFSRLRWKRLDVTNAFHSTLVEPLMSDLHKITQDLTLSEPNIHLERATEHAVFGLPPKCIVGDHLRQPVYFNHAVERLAAKYPSCIWLEAGSGSTITLMVSRALEASSPNHKFQAVNITGQNGVRDLTDATIGLWKEGVPTTYWAHHFTQTRDYGIILLPPYQFEKSRHWMDNKPLPIVTPQQIDSQSDQTLEFLGYQDKDQLIAKFYVNTAHCKYKEALSGHVGVQTAPLAPASHMLDNAVEALRSLPEGREKIPQVRNVTSDAPLGLDSRDVYILLHRQSKERFIWDMKYVSEDSQKGARSQMEHCVAQIKMFDPDDAELSAEFARYGRLINHRRCQELLKDPNVDDVLQGRNIYRYFSEVVDYSEKYRGVTKLVGKGKESAGRVVKKYLAETWADTFLCDSFSQVGGFWVNCMTDRLSSEIYIASGMEQWMRTPMYADPETPRPETWDVLATHERSDGFYTSDIFVFEPDSGRLVEIFIGMKYSRVPKAMFCKILARLNLGDSQVNPVTPVATSAFTLDENDRAPTADKKQERKNEDLPTRIKSVVADFCAVDLSEIRDDNTIADAGVDSLMAMEMARELEEAFNCTLPATALMEAETFHELVCAVQKAMGLDIDNLEDRTASSTTSDNGEQDTDSVDVSSETNTTAGTDTPELHLPEDIVLKAFGETKALTDQFLSENHCSGRVHNFNPLQMQLCVTLTLEAFEVLGSHIRIVQPGARLDRIPHDPQHQELVDYLYRRLEEARLVDMEGTVAIRTGVAWTDKSSATILEDINRSYPEFAGASKLAFYTGSKLASVLRGNQDGLQLIFGTKEGQELVSWMYGDESHNVTGYKQMLNFIQRLASKLDKNSGGALRILEMGAGTGGGTKWLLPGLAKLGIPVEYTFSDISPAFLAQGRRRFKDYSFVRYRVHDIEKAPADDLIGTQHIIIASNAVHATSNLQVSTSHMREALRPDGVVMMLEMTRPQFAIDIVFGLFRGWWVFNDGRTHAITSERRWETDLHAVGYGHVDWTDGYSPEVSVQRVIFATCTGNQNARLPLGPKPESIDFLVGIDSAARRQTTDRYISRAIEGFMVPVPGAGTVSGSVGVLVTGATGSLGSHLVAHLARMKKVERIYCINRGGVEQPMQRQRRALADRGITLTADEWDKVRVLAMEDEGPPLGLPTEQYDTLKRTITHIIHNAWPMNGAKSVTAFESQFRMMRSLVDLASEISSLRSPDDRILFQFISSIGTVGHRPLLTGEATVLEAHGTIDWALTNGYAEAKFVCEQILLQTLCQHPHRFNAMVVRPGQIAGSSTSGYWNAVEHFPALLRSAETLKILPSLNGVLSWTPVNIVAATLSDLHFTTDPHSIYHIDNAARQSWSDMIRLLAQELNIPPDNIIPFPEWIQRVKEFPGTRADNPASLMTDWLSDNFERMSCGGLLLDTARARERSPSLRALGPVGEEVVRQYIQNWRQTGFLH is encoded by the exons ACGggaatggggatggggtggagatTGTGGGCTTTTGTATTGGGTTTTTGAGCGCTGCTGTGGCGGCTGCCACCGTGGCTGAAGGGAAAGGGCTAGATGGGTTGAAGGTTTGGGGGGCGGTTGGGGTACGGTTGGCGATGTTGCTTGGGGTTATGGGGGATGCgatggaggcggagaggaggtttACGTCTGTTACTGTTGTGGGGACTGAAGGGGAGGTAGAAGGGGTGCTTGGGGGATTTCCTGAG GCGTACGTCACCGTTCGATATGACTATAATCGTAGCACGATTATGGCTCCGAGGAGTAGTCTTTCTTCCCTACTACAAGCCTTGCGCGACGCTGGACTCTCGGCTGCCCATATCGACTTTAACGGCCGATATCACTGGTCCGGACACCGTGATACCCTCGAAGCGCTCTATGCTCTCTGCGATGCACATTCTACGTTGCAGCTCCCTGATGCATCCCAGATCAAGCATCAAACATGGCCGAACATCACCGGCGAGCCTATACAGTCTGGGCCCCTCCACCGCCTTGTCCTACAATCCGTATTCTCCCAGCAGTGCATGTGGTACCAGACATTCTCATCAATATACCACTCTCATCTACAAAACACCAACGCGACCGTGATAGAATTCGGCCACGAGCGCTGCATCCCCCCTTCCTTCTACCGCAATCTACGCGACCGTATCATCCACTTCGACGACCTCCAGCTCGACATCTACCCTCgcatcatctcatcattACACCCGCCTCGCATTTACGATGACGATATCGCAGTAGTCGGAATGGCAGTTCGCGTCGCGGGCGCAGACGACCTCGACGAGTTCTGGCAGTTGCTCTGCGCAGGCAAGTCCCAGCACAAAGAACTCCCTCCGGAGCGATATAAAGACTACGAGACACCGTGGCGGCCAGATGCTACGATTCAGCCCTGGTTGGGGAATTTCATTGCCGACATCGAGGCCTTCGATCACAAGTTCTTTAAGAAGGTACCCCGAGAGGTGATGGCCCAAGATCCCCAGCAGaggctgcttcttcaggtGGCGTATCAGGCACTGGAACAAGCGGGATACTTTTCTCACAAGAAGAATATCACTAAAGAGATAGGATGTTATGTATCTTGTTGCACAGTGGACTACGAACATAACGTCAACTGCCATCCAGCCAGCGCCTACGCCGCCACAGGCCTGCTGAGGAGCTTCATCGCCGGCAAACTGAGTCACTACTTCGGCTGGCGCGGACCAGCTCTATGTATCGATACGGCGTGCTCCGGATCTACTGTCGCATTACACCATGCGTGTCGAGCCATCATGAACGGCGACTGTAAGGCAGCCTTAGTCGGCGGAGCGAACTGCATCACTAGTCCGCTGGGATTTGACAACCTGAATGGCGCGTCGtttctctctcccacagGGCCATGCAAACCATTCGACGCTAAGGCGGACGGGTACTGCCGCGGCGAAGGGGTCGCGGCGATCTTCATCAAACGGATGTCCGATGCGGTCAGAGATGGGGATCATATTCTGGGAACGATTGCTGGTACAGCTGTTGAGCAGAATGATAGTTGTACTCCTGTCGTCGTGCCGCATGCGGGATCTTTGGCAGGGTTGTTTGAAAAGGTTACGAGACGAGCAAGGATTCATCCACTACATGTGTCGGTTGTGGAGGCGCATGGGACGGGCACGCAGGCGGGCGATCCGGCAGAGTATGCCAGTGTCAGTGAGGTAATGGCTGGGAGTGTGAGGAGCAAGGGGAGGCTGTCGCTGGGATCGGTGAAAGGCTTGGTAGGGCATACAGAAGGGGTGTCGGGGATGGTGGCGCTGGTGAaggtgctgctgatgatCCATGAGGGGATGATCCCCCCGCAGCCTGGGTTTGAGAAGTTGAACCCGCATATCAAGGCTGATGGAATGATTCAAATTCCGACCGCGTTAGAAAGTTGGGCAGAGGAGTATCGCGTCGCgttaattaataactatgGGGCATGTGGGTCGAATGCCTCTGTTGTGGTTACGCAGGCTCCTGTGTCTGGGGAGCAGGATAGTACTGTGCATCGAGACGGGCTCTCACTGCCGTTCAGGTTGTGTGGGTTGGATGAAACTAGGATCCGCGACTATGCGCGACGACTGTGGCAGTTTCTGCAGAGAAAGGCACTGTCCTCAAAACATGCCTCTTCCTTGGCTAATATCTCCTTTAGCGCCTGTCGCCAGATGAATCCGACGTTGGACTGCCAACTTGTCTTCAGTTGCTCATCGATACATGAACTGGATGCAAAACTAGCATCTGTAGCCCACGGGCAGGACACACAGTTCATCCGGCCAAAGAAGCATGTATCCCCCATCGTACTCTGCTTCGGAGGCCAAGTGTCCACCTTTGTGGGCCTAGACCGCACCGTTTACGACACCATGCGCGTGTTTCGCGACCATCTGGACGAATGCGACCGTCTACTTCGGCTATCCGACTATCCCAGCCTCTATCCCAGCATCTTCGAGCACACCCCGATCACAGACCACGTCAAGCTGCAAACACAGCTCTTCTCACTGCAGTACGCGTGCGCGCGCTCTTGGATGGACTGCGGTGTTCCCGTTTCTGCCGTTGTCGGCCACAGCTTCGGCGAGCTCACAGCCATGTGCGTATCTGGCGTATTATCTCTCGCAGATGCATTGGCCTTAATCGCCCGCCGCGCTCGTCTTATCCGTGACAGTTGGAACACCGATCCCGGCGGGATGATCGCGGTCGAAGGCGATCGGGTGGATATCGACGGTCTTCTAGATCATTCTGCGAAGGCAACACCCACTGGCGTAGACCCCGTAGGCATTGCTTGCTTTAATGGTCCTCGTAGCTTCACACTCGCTGGTCCCACACTAGCAATAAACGTAGTCCAGCAGACTCTCACAACGCACTACACGTTCTCGCGTCTCCGGTGGAAGCGACTAGATGTCACCAATGCCTTCCATAGCACATTAGTTGAGCCGCTGATGTCTGATTTGCACAAAATAACGCAGGACTTGACGCTCAGCGAGCCGAACATCCACCTAGAACGCGCGACAGAGCATGCAGTATTCGGTTTGCCACCTAAATGTATAGTGGGCGACCATCTACGCCAGCCTGTGTACTTTAACCATGCTGTTGAGCGTCTGGCTGCAAAATACCCCTCTTGTATCTGGCTAGAGGCGGGTTCCGGATCAACAATTACGCTGATGGTTAGTCGCGCTTTAGAGGCCTCCAGCCCGAATCATAAATTCCAAGCTGTCAATATCACCGGGCAGAACGGTGTCCGCGACTTGACGGACGCCACCATAGGCCTTTGGAAAGAGGGCGTGCCCACCACATACTGGGCACACCACTTCACCCAAACCCGAGATTACGGCATTATATTATTACCACCGTATCAGTTTGAGAAGAGTCGACATTGGATGGATAATAAGCCTTTGCCGATAGTCACACCTCAACAGATCGATTCTCAAAGTGACCAGACACTGGAGTTTCTTGGCTATCAAGACAAAGACCAGCTGATCGCCAAGTTTTACGTCAACACCGCCCACTGCAAGTACAAAGAAGCATTATCTGGTCATGTAGGCGTGCAGACGGCTCCTCTTGCTCCAGCGTCGCATATGCTGGACAACGCTGTAGAAGCACTGCGGAGCCTGCCAGAAGGACGAGAGAAGATTCCACAGGTGCGGAATGTAACAAGCGATGCACCACTTGGGCTTGACAGTCGAGATGTCTATATCCTGTTGCACCGTCAGAGCAAGGAAAGATTCATCTGGGATATGAAATACGTTAGCGAAGATAGCCAGAAAGGTGCTCGCTCCCAAATGGAGCATTGTGTCGCCCAGATCAAAATGTTTGATCCCGACGACGCCGAGCTTTCTGCCGAGTTTGCTCGCTACGGTCGGCTGATAAATCATCGACGCTGTCAGGAACTTCTCAAAGATCCAAACGTAGATGATGTGCTACAAGGCCGCAATATCTACCGATACTTCTCCGAAGTCGTTGACTATTCCGAGAAATATCGCGGGGTGACAAAGCTAGTAGGCAAAGGGAAAGAATCCGCCGGGCGCGTAGTCAAGAAATATTTAGCTGAGACTTGGGCTGACACATTCCTCTGCGACTCCTTTAGCCAGGTTGGCGGGTTTTGGGTGAATTGCATGACAGACCGGTTGTCATCGGAAATCTATATCGCTAGTGGAATGGAGCAGTGGATGCGCACGCCGATGTACGCAGACCCGGAGACACCGCGACCGGAAACATGGGATGTTTTAGCGACACATGAGCGATCGGATGGTTTTTATACCAGCGATATCTTTGTTTTTGAACCCGACAGCGGTCGATTGGTGGAGATCTTCATCGGCATGAAATACTCGCGTGTGCCCAAGGCGATGTTCTGCAAGATTCTTGCCAGGTTGAACTTGGGCGATTCCCAGGTCAACCCCGTTACACCTGTGGCGACCTCAGCATTTACTTTGGATGAGAACGACCGGGCGCCAACGGCAGATAAAAAACAAGAACGCAAGAATGAGGATCTGCCCACACGCATCAAGTCGGTGGTGGCTGACTTTTGCGCTGTAGACCTCAGCGAAATTCGCGATGATAATACCATAGCAGATGCGGGCGTGGATTCTTTGATGGCGATGGAAATGGCGCGAGAGTTGGAAGAAGCCTTCAACTGTACCCTGCCAGCCACGGCCTTGATGGAGGCAGAGACATTCCACGAACTTGTCTGTGCAGTGCAGAAAGCGATGGGATTAGACATCGATAACCTAGAAGACAGAACTGCCAGCAGCACTACTTCCGACAATGGTGAGCAAGATACCGATTCGGTCGATGTGTCTTCTGAAACAAACACCACCGCCGGCACAGACACCCCAGAGCTTCATTTACCTGAAGACATTGTCCTAAAGGCTTTCGGTGAAACCAAAGCCTTAACCGATCAGTTCCTGTCGGAAAATCACTGCAGTGGGCGTGTCCACAACTTCAACCCTCTCCAAATGCAGCTCTGCGTCACCCTCACGCTAGAGGCGTTCGAGGTTCTAGGCTCGCACATACGCATCGTGCAGCCAGGAGCACGTCTTGACCGCATTCCTCATGACCCCCAGCATCAAGAGTTGGTCGACTACTTATACCGACGGCTAGAAGAAGCCCGCCTTGTGGACATGGAAGGGACGGTCGCGATCCGCACAGGAGTCGCATGGACCGACAAGTCCAGTGCCACAATCCTAGAAGATATTAACCGTAGCTATCCTGAATTCGCAGGTGCTAGCAAGCTTGCCTTCTACACAGGGAGCAAGCTGGCTTCTGTCCTGCGCGGTAACCAGGACGGCCTTCAGCTTATCTTCGGAACCAAAGAGGGACAAGAACTTGTTTCCTGGATGTACGGCGATGAGTCTCACAATGTCACTGGGTACAAGCAAATGTTGAATTTTATTCAGCGTCTGGCGAGTAAACTTGACAAAAACTCAGGGGGGGCACTTAGGATCCTCGAGATGGGTGCCGGTACTGGGGGTGGTACCAAGTGGCTGCTTCCAGGTCTCGCTAAACTTGGAATTCCTGTTGAGTATACGTTTAGCGATATATCGCCTGCTTTCCTGGCTCAAGGTCGTCGGCGGTTCAAAGACTACTCATTTGTAAGGTATAGAGTGCACGATATAGAGAAGGCGCCAGCCGATGATCTCATCGGCACCCAGCACATCATTATCGCGAGCAATGCTGTGCATGCGACATCAAACCTTCAAGTCTCAACTAGTCATATGCGAGAAGCATTACGGCCTGATGGGGTGGTCATGATGCTCGAGATGACCCGACCGCAATTTGCCATTGACATAGTATTCGGACTCTTTCGCGGTTGGTGGGTGTTCAATGACGGCCGCACTCATGCCATTACCAGCGAGCGACGCTGGGAGACAGATTTGCATGCTGTTGGGTATGGTCATGTCGACTGGACAGACGGTTATTCACCGGAAGTGAGTGTTCAACGCGTCATTTTTGCCACATGCACGGGAAATCAAAACGCACGTCTGCCTCTGGGCCCAAAACCAGAAAGCATAGATTTTCTCGTGGGAATTGACTCCGCCGCTCGTAGACAAACTACTGATAGATACATTTCGCGCGCTATTGAAGGTTTCATGGTTCCTGTACCTGGTGCAGGGACTGTTTCAGGCTCTGTAGGGGTGTTGGTCACTGGAGCCACTGGCAGCCTGGGTAGTCATCTCGTGGCACACCTGGCTCGGATGAAGAAAGTTGAACGCATTTACTGCATCAACAGAGGTGGTGTGGAGCAACCAATGCAGCGGCAAAGACGGGCACTGGCCGATCGCGGCATAACTTTGACTGCAGACGAGTGGGACAAAGTGAGAGTTCTTGCCATGGAAGACGAAGGGCCACCTCTAGGACTTCCAACTGAGCAGTATGACACATTGAAGAGAACAATAACGCATATTATCCACAACGCCTGGCCCATGAATGGAGCAAAGAGCGTAACGGCCTTCGAATCACAGTttcggatgatgagaagcttGGTTGATTTAGCTTCCGAGATATCTTCACTTCGTTCGCCTGACGATCGTATTTTGTTCCAATTTATATCATCAATTGGCACAGTCGGCCATCGGCCGTTATTGACTGGCGAGGCAACTGTCTTAGAAGCCCACGGCACGATCGACTGGGCATTGACTAACGGTTACGCGGAAGCCAAATTTGTCTGCGAGCAAATCCTTCTCCAGACCTTGTGTCAACACCCTCACCGATTCAACGCAATGGTAGTGAGACCCGGACAAATAGCAGGATCATCCACAAGTGGGTACTGGAATGCTGTAGAGCACTTTCCGGCTCTCCTTAGATCCGCCGAAACATTGAAGATCCTCCCTTCATTGAATGGGGTGCTATCCTGGACACCGGTGAATATCGTTGCAGCCACCCTATCGGACCTTCATTTTACAACAGATCCCCACTCAATATACCATATTGATAATGCGGCCCGTCAGTCGTGGTCTGATATGATAAGGCTCCTCGCGCAAGAGTTGAACATTCCACCGGACAACATTATTCCATTTCCCGAATGGATCCAACGAGTCAAAGAATTCCCCGGAACGCGAGCAGACAACCCTGCCAGTTTGATGACAGATTGGCTGAGTGATAATTTTGAGCGCATGTCGTGCGGGGGGCTGTTGCTGGACACTGCGCGTGCACGCGAAAGGTCGCCTTCGCTACGGGCACTGGGCCCTGTGGGCGAAGAAGTGGTGCGTCAATATATTCAAAACTGGAGGCAAACTGGTTTTCTACATTGA
- a CDS encoding uncharacterized protein (COG:S;~EggNog:ENOG410PYHI;~InterPro:IPR016191,IPR008160;~PFAM:PF01391;~SECRETED:SignalP(1-19);~antiSMASH:Cluster_8.14;~go_function: GO:0003723 - RNA binding [Evidence IEA];~go_function: GO:0004540 - ribonuclease activity [Evidence IEA]), translating to MLFSLKPTLFLALALTAVASPIANPTADEPSTLVARGRAKIKDVNCGGEILTKTDISNAIRESKNPSGGIYPKPFMNYDGFFGASNMQEYPLIPGGTYTGNGAPGKYRVITNGSNQYVGSVYHPTLTGNTFKKCNNIADSPTTTTTTTTTTRATTTATAKATTNDSGNSSGNSGNSGNSGNSGNSGNSGNSGNSGNSGNSGNSGNSGNSGNRSGSKSSKSSKKPSTKTGSH from the exons ATGCTTTTCAGTCTCAAGCCCACTCTCTTTCTAGCTCTGGCTCTCACTGCAGTTGCTAGCCCCATCGCCAACCCAACGGCCGATGAGCCTAGTACTCTTGTTGCCCGCGGCCGCGCGAAGATCAAAGATGTCAACTGCGGCGGAGAGATTTTAACCAAAACGGACATCAGCAACGCCATCAGAGAGTCCAAAAATCCCAGTGGTGGGATATATCCAAAGCCTTTCATGAACTACGATGGCTTCTTTGGTGCCTCCAATATGCAAGAGTATCCGTTGATCCCGGGTGGTACATATACGG GAAATGGCGCACCGGGAAAGTACCGGGTTATCACGAATGGGAGTAACCAGTATGTGGGGTCGGTGTATCATCCTACGCTTACGGGCAATACTTTCAAGAAGTGCAATAATATTGCGGACAGTCCTACCACCACGACTACCACCACGACTACTACCAGGGCCACTACCACGGCTACTGCGAAGGCTACTACAAATGATAGTGGCAACTCctctggcaactctggcaactctggcaactctggcaactctggcaactctggcaactctggcaactctggcaactctggcaactctggcaactctggcaactctggcaactctggcaactctggcaATCGCTCTGGCAGCAAGTCCAGCAAGTCTAGCAAGAAGCCCAGTACCAAGACCGGTTCCCACTAG
- a CDS encoding uncharacterized protein (COG:S;~EggNog:ENOG410PYHI;~InterPro:IPR016191;~SECRETED:SignalP(1-19);~antiSMASH:Cluster_8.14;~go_function: GO:0003723 - RNA binding [Evidence IEA];~go_function: GO:0004540 - ribonuclease activity [Evidence IEA]), giving the protein MYFNFKPTILLALALTAIASPIANPTVDEANTLVARAARKDVDCNGKRFTKEDIHNAIEQSKVVEKGRETNARAYGKYPAVYGNGEGHFGSSSTLYEYPLVSGTYSGKKTAGEPGSYRVIMNEKYVYQGSLYHIAGGGFKKCTNLEDTPTTTTTTTTTTAKATTTATTKASSGNTSHRSGNKSGSKPGKKTGSH; this is encoded by the exons ATGTACTTCAACTTCAAGCCCACCATTCTATTGGCCCTGGCCCTGACCGCGATTGCCAGCCCAATCGCTAACCCGACAGTCGATGAGGCCAACACCTTGGTCGCCCGCGCCGCTAGGAAAGATGTCGATTGCAATGGTAAAAGGTTTACCAAAGAAGACATTCATAATGCCATTGAACAATCCAAAGTGGTTGAAAAGGGCAGGGAGACAAACGCCAGGGCCTATGGCAAGTATCCAGCGGTATACGGCAATGGCGAGGGCCATTTTGGCTCCTCCAGCACCCTGTATGAGTATCCATTGGTCTCAGGAACTTATAGCGGAA AGAAGACTGCCGGAGAACCGGGTAGCTACCGCGTCATCATGAACGAAAAGTACGTCTACCAGGGATCACTCTATCACATCGCTGGTGGCGGTTTCAAAAAGTGCACGAATCTTGAGGACACCCCTAccacaacaactactaccaccactactactgccaAGGCTACCACCACTGCTACCACCAAGGCTAGTAGTGGCAACACGAGTCACAGGTCCGGAAACAAGTCTGGCAGCAAGCCAGGTAAGAAGACTGGTAGCCACTAA
- a CDS encoding DUF3632 domain-containing protein (COG:S;~EggNog:ENOG410PS59;~InterPro:IPR022085;~PFAM:PF12311;~antiSMASH:Cluster_8.14): MEEAIREEFGEDLVVRPEFRVINDLLQNPDVSPTEAVQRLLRVRENLHQGQESPSEIDGNHTWFTMLVLVEIINLTPPAKQRKLVEFIAELQRVDLTDPATGQSPTAIELKLWTELPYLELYLADMYGFRFKAEYARQVDEDPQTEYPPSKLQEWENRNAFMAQLTAMAAHLRHPMDVSLYALYSCRSAFEKGPLIEEAVRTACIWYIYAGQRVWENCQTGREYGDDDDPPPRRRFSMEKWRIWKDGLKAAQLEFPRESTQEMIRKALGEMEKAERGE; encoded by the exons ATGGAAGAGGCCATCAGGGAAGAGTTCGGCGAAGACCTCGTTGTGCGACCAGAATTCCGAGTCATTAATGACTTGCTTCAGAATCCCGATGTTTCACCCACTGAGGCAGTCCAGCGGCTTCTTCGGGTACGCGAGAACCTACACCAGGGACAAGAATCCCCATCTGAAATCGATGGCAACCACACATGGTTCACCATGCTCGTGCTCGTAGAGATCATAAATCTCACACCACCTGCAAAACAGCGCAAGCTCGTTGAATTTATTGCTGAGCTTCAACGTGTTGACCTTACCGATCCTGCTACCGGCCAGTCGCCCACGGCGATCGAGCTGAAACTATGGACGGAGCTTCCATACCTCGAATTATACTTGGCTGATATGTATGGGTTCAGATTCAAAGCTG AATATGCCCGGCAGGTCGATGAGGATCCCCAGACGGAGTATCCTCCAAGCAAGCTTCAGGAGTGGGAGAACCGGAATGCTTTTATGGCGCAGCTTACTGCGATGGCAGCTCATCTCCGCCACCCCATGGATGTATCTCTGTATGCTCTGTACTCGTGCCGATCGGCATTCGAGAAAGGGCCGCTGATAGAGGAGGCCGTGCGCACTGCATGTATCTGGTATATCTATGCGGGCCAGCGTGTGTGGGAGAATTGTCAAACCGGACGGGAatatggagatgatgatgatccgcCTCCACGCCGGCGCTTTAGTATGGAAAAATGGCGCATTTGGAAAGACGGGCTGAAGGCGGCACAACTGGAGTTTCCCAGGGAGAGTACGCAGGAGATGATACGGAAGGCGttgggagagatggagaaagcGGAGCGGGGAGAGTGA